One Clupea harengus chromosome 12, Ch_v2.0.2, whole genome shotgun sequence DNA segment encodes these proteins:
- the prkaa1 gene encoding 5'-AMP-activated protein kinase catalytic subunit alpha-1 — protein MATDKQKHEGRVKIGHYILGDTLGVGTFGKVKVGQHELTMHQVAVKILNRQKIRSLDVVGKIRREIQNLKLFRHPHIIKLYQVISTPTDIFMVMEYVSGGELFDYICKNGKLEEKESRRLFQQIISAVDYCHRHMVVHRDLKPENVLLDANMNAKIADFGLSNMMSDGEFLRTSCGSPNYAAPEVISGRLYAGPEVDIWSSGVILYALLCGTLPFDDDHVPTLFKKICDGIFFTPQYLNPQVISLLKHMLQVDPMKRATIKEIREDEWFKQELPKYLFPEDASYSNTMIDEEALREVCDKFECTEEEVLTCLYSRNHQDPLAVAYHLIIDNRRIMSEAKDFYLASSPPDSFLDDLPAHHFAKPHPERMASSVAESQLRPRHTLDELNPQKSKHLGVRRAKWHLGIRSQSRPNDIMSEVCRAMKQLDYEWKVVNPYYLRVRRKNPVTGTTTKMSLQLYQVDSRTYLLDFRSIDDDVTEAKSGTATPHRSGSVGNYRMALKNDRTEKGEGDGEASAPSTPPVAHGRDGSLASSLTSSVDSTVGEVLYPRPGSHTIEFFEMCANLIKLLAR, from the exons ATGGCGACGGACAAACAGAAACATGAAGGCAGGGTGAAAATTGGACACTACATTCTCGGGGACACGCTTGGGGTGGGAACGTTTGGAAAAGTTAAAG tgGGCCAGCATGAGCTGACCATGCACCAAGTGGCTGTGAAGATCCTGAACCGGCAGAAGATTCGCAGTTTGGACGTTGTGGGGAAGATCCGCCGGGAGATCCAGAACCTCAAGCTCTTCCGCCACCCTCACATAATTAAACT GTACCAAGTCATTAGCACACCCACGGACATCTTCATGGTGATGGAGTACGTATCAGGAGGAGAACTCTTTGACTACATCTGTAAAAACGGCAAG ttggaggagaaggagagcagaCGGCTGTTCCAGCAGATCATCTCCGCCGTGGACTACTGCCACAGGCACATGGTGGTGCACAGGGACCTCAAGCCCGAGAACGTCCTGCTGGACGCTAACATGAACGCCAAGATCGCAGACTTCG gtttatcaaatatgatgtcTGACGGGGAGTTTCTGAGAACGAGTTGTGGATCTCCAAACTACGCTGCTCCTGAAGTCATATCTGGAAG GTTGTATGCGGGGCCCGAGGTGGACATCTGGAGCAGCGGCGTGATCCTGTACGCGCTGCTGTGTGGCACGCTGCCCTTCGACGACGACCACGTGCCCACGCTCTTCAAGAAGATCTGCGACGGCATCTTCTTCACGCCGCAGTACCTCAACCCTCAAGTCATCAGCCTGCTCAAGCACATGCTGCAGGTGGACCCCATGAAGAGAGCCACAATCAAGGAGATCCG GGAGGACGAGTGGTTCAAACAGGAGCTGCCCAAGTACCTGTTCCCTGAGGACGCATCCTACAGCAACACCATGATTGACGAGGAGGCCCTGCGGGAGGTGTGTGATAAATTTGAatgcacagaggaggaggtgctgaCGTGTCTCTACAG TCGGAATCATCAGGACCCCTTGGCGGTGGCCTACCACCTGATCATCGACAACCGGCGCATCATGAGTGAGGCCAAAGACTTCTACCTGGCCTCCAGCCCACCGGACTCCTTCCTGGACGACCTGCCCGCGCACCACTTCGCCAAGCCGCACCCTGAGCGCATGGCCTCCTCGGTGGCCGAGAGCCAGCTGCGGCCCCGACACACCCTGGACGAGCTCAACCCGCAGAAGTCCAAGCACCTGGGCGTGCGGCGTGCCAAGTGGCACCTGGGCATCCGCAGCCAGAGCCGGCCCAACGACATCATGAGCGAGGTGTGCCGTGCCATGAAGCAGCTGGACTATGAGTGGAAG GTAGTAAATCCGTATTATCTGCGTGTGCGGAGGAAGAATCCCGTCACGGGCACCACCACTAAGATGAGCTTGCAGCTCTACCAGGTGGACAGCAGAACGTACCTGCTGGACTTCAGGAGCATAGATG ACGATGTGACTGAGGCCAAATCTGGGACCGCCACCCCTCACCGCTCTGGCTCGGTGGGGAACTACAGAATGGCCCTGAAGAACGACAGGACTGAGAAGGGCGAGGGGGACGGCGAGGCCTCGGCGCCCTCCACGCCCCCGGTGGCCCATGGCCGGGACGGCTCGCTGGCCTCCTCGCTCACGTCCTCCGTGGACTCGACCGTGGGCGAGGTGTTGTACCCGCGGCCCGGCAGCCACACCATCGAGTTCTTCGAGATGTGCGCCAACCTCATCAAGCTGCTCGCGCGATAG